TGTTTTGGTATCGATAATCTGGATCGTCGGGAAATCTTTTCCAGAATAGGTCACTGCCAGATATTTTTTATCCGGGCTGAGCGAGGTAAATACAGGCAAACCCTGTGTTTCGATATTTTTGATAAAGTTAAAATGGTTGTCATAGACCATCACGGCATTATCGCCTACGGCAGGAATGAATGTTTTATCATCACTGAGTGACCAGAAACCGAAATGCGGTACTTTCAGCACAGGTTTATTGTCTTCGGCCGTCACTTTTATCTCGGAATATGTCATCTTGTCCAGGTCGATCACACCAAATGCTTTACTCAGGAAGAAGCCGACAATATACGTATTGTCCTTTATCATCGCATCAAAAGGCATCTTTCCTACTTTGAATTCTTTGAATATCTTGAATTTCGGTGTCCCTTTTCCTGCATTTTCATCTTTAAGCACAGTGACCTTGTCGTTATCCATCTGTGCAAAGATGATCATATCCTTGTATATCTTGATACCCACATTCTTTGAACCGGTCACGATCTTGTCTATAGGTTTGAGATCACGCGTCAGAATATCAACCGATTTGTCATCGTAGTTGGCTACGGCAACATAATTCTTCCCGATAACAAAACCGATAGCGGACTTGCTCGTTTTGTATTCTGCTTCCACTTTTTCCGTTTTAGGATCAAATTTCACAATATAGCCATCACGACTGATCAGGTAGGCATCGTCACCATCAAACTTGATGATCCCGTGATTCATGTTATGCATATGTTCCATATGTCTTCTGGCCAGGCCATCCTCAATAACGGCAACCGATTCACTTTCACGCTCTACGACAAAATACTTTTCCTTTGCATTTAGCGATGCTGAAAAAAAGGTTGTTACCAGAAGGAGCACAGAGAGGAGATATTTCATATATTTATCCTTATCTTACAAAATTGGTTCTATTGTACTGAAAAATATATAACAACTCTGTTGATAAATGTCAATTTAGGGAAAGGTACGAGAAAACATTAAAATTTTTTCCAGAAAGTTCGGCTGAAGAGTAAGAATACCGTATAAAATTCAAGCCTGCCAATGATCATCCCCATAGAAAGAACTATTTTATCAATATCCGAGAAGAACCCGTAATTATGTGCTGGCCCAGTCAGGGCAAATCCCGGCCCGATATTCCCTACACATGCCAAAGCGGTCGATACGGAAGTCATGGCATCAAATCCTCCTGCAAACAGATAGAGTGTCAGTAACATATTGGTCATCACAAAAAGAAAAATAAACCCTGTCGTGGACGAGATGATCTGGGACGAAACCTTCTGATGGTCTATGAAAACACTCAGTACTGCGTTGGGATGCAATGTTCTCTTAAACTGTACAGAAATATTCTTGAACAATACAATGTAACGTATCACTTTCACACCCCCTGCCGTCGATCCGGCGTTTCCGCCTATCAGCATGGCTATAAAAATCACCGCGATCGCCATATGCCCCCATTGTTCATAGTCAAGCGTGGCAAACCCTGTTGTGGTCAGTACGGACGCAACCGTAAAAGAGGCATGTGTCAGGGCATGAAAATAACTGTCATAGTCCACAAAGATATCAACACTGCTCAAGAGCAGTGAAAGCACAATAAATATAGCCAGATACCAAAGCACCTCTTCTCTTTTATACCCCTCTGCTTTACCGGTGGAAAAGAGTTTCAGGTGAGCCAGGAAGTTGATCCCTGAAAGGATCATGAAAAAGGTCGTGATCCATACAATCGTATTGGAATCATAATACCCCAGTGAAGCATTTTTCGTAGAAAAGCCTCCCGTAGAGATAGTTGAAAATGCATGGTTTATCGCATCGAAACCGCTCATACCTGCCCATTTCAGGGCAATGGTATCCACCACAGTAAAGAGTACGTAGATACCCCACAATCTTATGGCGGTATCTTTGACCTTTGGCGTGATCTTCTCCATCTTTATCCCTGTTGATTCAGCTTTGAACAGTGTCATGGAACCACTTGGGTTGATCAGAGAGAAAAGCCCTACCCCCAGTACGATGATTCCCATACCCCCAAGCCAGTGCATCAGGCTTCTGAGGTAGAGTATCGATTTTGGCAACGATTCAATGTCTGAAAAGACCGTAGCCCCTGTGGTGGTGAATCCGCTGACCGACTCAAAAAAGGCAGCAGCAGGCGTGATGTCGGTGTAAAGCAGAAAAGGGATCGCACCCGCTACCCCCAGAAGGATCCATATCAGATTGACCGAGAGTATGCCGCCTTTGATACTCAGCTTCATTCTGTGTTCTCTTAGCAGCAGATAAATGGTTCCGTTCAAAACGAGCAAGGCAAGATCGAAAGCAAAGAACCTGTTCATATTTTCCTGGTAGGCCCATCCCACGACAATAGCCGTAAACAGAAAGAAACTCAACGCTATACCGATGACAGAGACGAATTTGAAAATATTTTTTAAAGCGTGTATATCCACTGCTGTATCTCTTCCTTATAGTCATATTCGCCAAAAACCGCGATAATATCTCCCTGTTCAAACTGAGTAATGTCCGAGAGGGCATAAAGTTTCTCTTCTCTTGAGAGCAGAAGCACTGATGTGCCTATCTTCACTTCTCTTGGCTTTTTGCCAATGAGCTCGGAATTGGGGTAGATCTTTCGCATGAACAGTATCCCGTTTCCTCCGCAATAGTGCCTCTGCGTAACGATAGAACTTGAAGAAATCTTCTCAAGGATCGCATAATGGGCCCCGGCCTTGCTGCCTCTGACAACCACAACACCCATTTTGTGCATGAGGTTGTAATAGGCTTTATCGTTATTGACCGCCACGACTTTTTCTATACCGTATTCTTTTGCTTCAATACATTTGACGATGTTTTTTTCATCATCATGGCTCGCAGCGATGATCATATCGGCATTTTTAAGCCCCTCCTCTTCAAACAAACGCTGGTCCTCATAAGCCGAATTGATGATCGTTACCCTATGCTGCAACAGTTCCGAAGCGGCACGGCAATGGGAAATATCCTTTTCGATCATCTTGATATCCAGTTTTTTGTCCAACAATGCCTTCGCAATCTTCTGGGCCAGGGTATTGGCACCGAAAATGACGATCTTTTTAATGGAAGAAGGCATCTTTTCATCCAGTTTAGCCGAGATCTTTTCAATGGCATCCATATCACCAAACAGATAGACAAGATCCCCTTTTTCAATGCGTTCCTCTTTGCTGGGAACAAAAAATCTCTTTTCTCTCTCAATCCCTACTATAGCTACAGCATCACTCATAAACTCATTAACACGATAAAGCATTTGCGCATCGTACTGTACCCGTATGGAAATAAGTTTGTGTTTTGTCTGGTGGAACATTTTGACATTGTTCGCTTTGGGGAAAGTAAAGAGTGCTTTGACCTTGTTAGCTGTCGTGATATCCGGGAATACCGCATAGTCTATTGAAAGCTTTTCAAGCACACGGCTTTTGAGAAAACCATCATTTTTCAGCCTGATGATCTTTTTGTTTATCTCAACAACATCTTCCACAATAAGCGTAGAGAGCAGATTGGCTTCATCCGAATCCGTAACAGCTATGAACAGGTCTATTTTCTCAAGGTTGAGCATCTGGTAGGTTTTCGGGTTCTCAATATCACCATGGACGACCATGACATCTACATCTTCATCCAGTTTGTTGAGCTTGGAGATATCTTTGTCTATGACCATAACATTGTGCTGGTAGGAAAGTGTCTGGGCAAGACCGTACCCTACCGTTCCCGATCCGGCTATCATAATATCCATCTTGGCATCCTTTTAAAAAGCATACTCTCTTAAAACTTTAAAGTCTCTTGTTTAATAAGCTCTGGTTCCATCAGACTTTTGTCTTTAAGATCTATCGCTTTAGCACAGTCACTTTTGGCCAGCTGTACATAGAGTGAAACAGTTACGACATCACCTTTCTGTAGAGAAGGGATGTCATACGTCAGTATTTTTGTCTCTTTGGCATTAAGATTGTGTACACTGCCCTCTGTCGCTGTAGCAGGGACGATTATTTTTTTACCGTCTTTTTTAAAACTGTAGGAAAAATACCCCTGTGCATCTTCGGCAGGGTCTTGCTTGTAGTTTCGCCAGATCATTTTGCCTTTTCGCATGACCTTTATCTTTAAAAACTTTGCACGTGCAGGCTGTATGATCAACGGATGCTCCATTTTATTGTCCAGCATCACTTCCAGCTTTTTATTTTTCACTGTAAGTGTAATATCGACACCTGTTTTTCTGAATGCCTTGTCATGAATACCAAGGAATTTGTGGCTGGCATGCTGTCCTCTGGCACGCTTGTCCATCTTCTCTGCACCACCCTCTACCTCCGGCATATGGCAACGGATACACCCCAGACTGTTCTGTGTGTCATCCATGGCTTTAAAAATAGTAACATTGTTATCGTTCAGTTTATGCGAATGGCACCCCATACAGACCTTCTTGGCATAGACCGGATTCGATGCAGAAGAGTGTTTGTCACTCGCATCGGGATGGACCAGTCTGCCGTACAGCGTAGGCTTGTAGTGCTCCGCCTGTCTTGCTTTGGTATTGATATTGAACTGATGTGCCTTCTTGACATAGGCTATCGTATGACAGAAATAGCATGAAATAGCATCAGTATGGGTCTTGTTGGCTTTATCGGGTCTTGCTTTGCCGCTTAGAAGATCATCCATATTGTCCGCCATGGGCATATGGCAGGTGGCACAGGCATATTTTTTACTGTCGGCAGTATCGGCTACCTTGCGGTGCAGTTCATCATTGAAATAGCTTTTGGAATGCTGTGAGCTTTGAAATTCATCATAGATATTCTCATGACACTCTTTACAGGAATGGTTGTCCATATATTTGGCGGCAGAAAAAGAAAAAAGTGTGAGAAATAAAATCAGAAGCCTGATTAGCGCTGTCCGTTCCATCTGTGATCCTGGTAATTTATTGAGATGATCCTTGGATCATCTCAATAAATTACCCTCTCCCGAAGGAGAGAGTAAGAGTTGGATTAAGCACCCGGTACGTGTTGTCTATGCTCAACAGAGTATGTAAAGGTAGGTGTAGTCAAGTTTTCG
This DNA window, taken from Sulfurovum lithotrophicum, encodes the following:
- a CDS encoding cytochrome D1 domain-containing protein, which produces MKYLLSVLLLVTTFFSASLNAKEKYFVVERESESVAVIEDGLARRHMEHMHNMNHGIIKFDGDDAYLISRDGYIVKFDPKTEKVEAEYKTSKSAIGFVIGKNYVAVANYDDKSVDILTRDLKPIDKIVTGSKNVGIKIYKDMIIFAQMDNDKVTVLKDENAGKGTPKFKIFKEFKVGKMPFDAMIKDNTYIVGFFLSKAFGVIDLDKMTYSEIKVTAEDNKPVLKVPHFGFWSLSDDKTFIPAVGDNAVMVYDNHFNFIKNIETQGLPVFTSLSPDKKYLAVTYSGKDFPTIQIIDTKTLKVIKTFTFKGKVLHVRWSQEYPHLYVSVNDANQVNVIDTDEWFLQREIYQVKHPSGIFLYQTDNKK
- a CDS encoding TrkH family potassium uptake protein, coding for MDIHALKNIFKFVSVIGIALSFFLFTAIVVGWAYQENMNRFFAFDLALLVLNGTIYLLLREHRMKLSIKGGILSVNLIWILLGVAGAIPFLLYTDITPAAAFFESVSGFTTTGATVFSDIESLPKSILYLRSLMHWLGGMGIIVLGVGLFSLINPSGSMTLFKAESTGIKMEKITPKVKDTAIRLWGIYVLFTVVDTIALKWAGMSGFDAINHAFSTISTGGFSTKNASLGYYDSNTIVWITTFFMILSGINFLAHLKLFSTGKAEGYKREEVLWYLAIFIVLSLLLSSVDIFVDYDSYFHALTHASFTVASVLTTTGFATLDYEQWGHMAIAVIFIAMLIGGNAGSTAGGVKVIRYIVLFKNISVQFKRTLHPNAVLSVFIDHQKVSSQIISSTTGFIFLFVMTNMLLTLYLFAGGFDAMTSVSTALACVGNIGPGFALTGPAHNYGFFSDIDKIVLSMGMIIGRLEFYTVFLLFSRTFWKKF
- a CDS encoding NAD-binding protein produces the protein MDIMIAGSGTVGYGLAQTLSYQHNVMVIDKDISKLNKLDEDVDVMVVHGDIENPKTYQMLNLEKIDLFIAVTDSDEANLLSTLIVEDVVEINKKIIRLKNDGFLKSRVLEKLSIDYAVFPDITTANKVKALFTFPKANNVKMFHQTKHKLISIRVQYDAQMLYRVNEFMSDAVAIVGIEREKRFFVPSKEERIEKGDLVYLFGDMDAIEKISAKLDEKMPSSIKKIVIFGANTLAQKIAKALLDKKLDIKMIEKDISHCRAASELLQHRVTIINSAYEDQRLFEEEGLKNADMIIAASHDDEKNIVKCIEAKEYGIEKVVAVNNDKAYYNLMHKMGVVVVRGSKAGAHYAILEKISSSSIVTQRHYCGGNGILFMRKIYPNSELIGKKPREVKIGTSVLLLSREEKLYALSDITQFEQGDIIAVFGEYDYKEEIQQWIYTL
- a CDS encoding multiheme c-type cytochrome, with product MERTALIRLLILFLTLFSFSAAKYMDNHSCKECHENIYDEFQSSQHSKSYFNDELHRKVADTADSKKYACATCHMPMADNMDDLLSGKARPDKANKTHTDAISCYFCHTIAYVKKAHQFNINTKARQAEHYKPTLYGRLVHPDASDKHSSASNPVYAKKVCMGCHSHKLNDNNVTIFKAMDDTQNSLGCIRCHMPEVEGGAEKMDKRARGQHASHKFLGIHDKAFRKTGVDITLTVKNKKLEVMLDNKMEHPLIIQPARAKFLKIKVMRKGKMIWRNYKQDPAEDAQGYFSYSFKKDGKKIIVPATATEGSVHNLNAKETKILTYDIPSLQKGDVVTVSLYVQLAKSDCAKAIDLKDKSLMEPELIKQETLKF